Proteins encoded in a region of the Diabrotica virgifera virgifera chromosome 4, PGI_DIABVI_V3a genome:
- the LOC126883594 gene encoding uncharacterized protein LOC126883594 gives MGASLDELASILDTSEKKILKREFSNLDDDTFNLLTCKGVFCYDYIDSVEKLDETSLPNIRHFYNKLNNEYISEEKYAHAQNVWNKFNCKNLGEYSDLYLKTDILLLADVFEQFRQKCRDTYKLDPAWYYTMPGYTWDCMLRYTKCKLELLKDVDMILFMEKAIRGGISVCSNRYSEANNKYMSTYDPTQPSKYIMYLDVNNLYGWAMSEALPIGGFKWIEDGTKFGVASKSTNLPEGHIDIMSIPNDAKEGYFFQVDLEYPRELHDKHKDFPFAAEHRIPPGSKLPKLIPTLYHKTKYIIHYRNLKQALENGLILTKIHRVLKFKQSAWLRPYIELNTNLRTAATSSFEKNLFKLMNNAVFGKTMENIRRHRIVKLCKKWHGRYGAKNLIASSRFHSRTIFHENLVAIELKKSEVCFNKPLYIGAAILDISKLCMYDFHYNFMLPTMGEENCSLLYMDTDSFIYELQCSDAYREVLKAYPSKFDTSDYAENNPYDIERLNKKIPGLMKDEANGKIITHFIGLRSKMYTFKMQITDVEREKERQRLERKQLNKERIESDVSNLGITKKAKGVKYNVVRNKITYEDYEKCLKEFKIQNASQRCIRSYQHSVFSIEQSKTALSPYDDKRYLIPKSFNTLPWGHYNT, from the coding sequence ATGGGAGCTTCACTCGACGAATTAGCATCAATTTTAGACACATCGGAAAAGAAGATTTTAAAACGAGAATTTAGTAATTTAGATGATGATACATTCAATTTGTTAACTTGTAAAGGAGTATTTTGTTACGATTATATCGATAGCGTGGAAAAATTAGATGAAACTTCTTTACCCAACATtaggcatttttataataagctAAATAATGAATATATTAGTGAAGAGAAGTATGCTCATGCGCagaatgtttggaataaatttaatTGTAAAAATTTGGGTGAATACAGCGATTTGTATTTGAAAACAGATATTCTGCTGCTGGCTGATGTGTTTGAGCAGTTTCGACAAAAATGTCGAGACACGTATAAACTAGATCCTGCTTGGTATTATACCATGCCAGGATACACGTGGGATTGTATGCTGAGATACACAAAATGTAAATTAGAATTGCTAAAAGATGTGGATATGATTTTGTTCATGGAAAAAGCCATAAGAGGCGGAATATCTGTTTGCAGCAACAGGTATTCGGAGGCCAACAACAAATACATGTCGACGTATGACCCCACACAACCCTCTAAATACATCATGTATTTAGACGTGAATAATCTGTATGGCTGGGCCATGAGTGAGGCTTTACCAATAGGAGGATTCAAATGGATTGAAGATGGTACCAAATTTGGTGTTGCATCAAAATCCACTAATCTTCCCGAAGGTCATATTGATATTATGTCAATACCAAATGATGCGAAAGAGGGCTATTTTTTCCAAGTTGACTTGGAGTATCCACGCGAATTGCATGATAAACACAAAGATTTTCCATTTGCTGCCGAACACCGCATTCCGCCCGGTTCAAAATTGCCAAAGTTAATACCAACCTTATatcacaaaacaaaatatattattcattatagAAATCTTAAACAGGCATTAGAGAACGGTTTAATTTTAACAAAGATACACAGAGTGTTGAAATTTAAACAATCTGCGTGGCTGCGACCATATATTGAGTTAAATACCAACTTACGAACAGCAGCCACAAGTAGCTTCGAAAaaaatctctttaaattaatgaataatgcTGTGTTCGGTAAGACAATGGAGAACATAAGACGTCATCGTATcgtaaaattatgtaaaaaatggCATGGAAGGTACGGAGCTAAAAATTTGATTGCAAGTAGTCGATTTCATAGTCGAACGATCTTTCATGAGAATTTGGTGGCTATCGAACTGAAAAAATCAGAAGTATGCTTTAATAAACCCCTGTATATAGGCGCAGCAATCCTTGATATATCCAAATTATGTATGTAcgattttcattataactttatgCTTCCAACGATGGGAGAAGAAAACTGTTCATTGCTGTACATGGACACAGACAGCTTTATTTATGAACTGCAATGTTCAGATGCATATAGAGAGGTTTTAAAAGCATATCCAAGCAAATTCGATACCTCCGACTACGCCGAAAATAACCCATATGACATAGAacgattaaataaaaaaatccctGGATTAATGAAGGATGAGGCAAATGGGAAAATAATTACACATTTTATTGGGCTAAGATCAAAAATGTACAcatttaaaatgcaaataacaGACGTGGAGAGGGAAAAAGAAAGACAACGCCTGGAACGAAAACAACTAAACAAAGAGAGAATTGAAAGCGACGTAAGCAATTTGGGAATAACCAAAAAGGCAAAAGGAGTGAAATATAATGTCGTTCGAAATAAAATTACGTACGAAGACTATGAAAAATGTCTTAaagaattcaaaattcaaaacgCAAGCCAAAGATGTATTCGGTCATATCAACATTCAGTATTTAGCATCGAACAATCCAAAACGGCTCTAAGTCCTTATGACGACAAGCGGTACTTAATACCAAAATCATTTAATACGCTTCCGTGGGGGCATTATAATACATAA